In the genome of Maribacter forsetii DSM 18668, the window CTCTTTTGGAAGAAGCATCTGTATGTTTAGATGATGAACGTTTTTACCTTTGGCATAATACTCCTGCGAATGATGAAAATAGGGATGGTATTACTTATGGTGATCTTACTGATGACCAATTAATAGCTTTTAAAGATATTTTACAGTTGTTTTTAAGTTCAGGAGGGTATCAAAAAGTGTATGAGATTACTGAGTTGTCAGAAGGCTGGTTAAATAACGTTCAAAGTACTGTTTGGGATCCAGATTTTTACTCAATAGATATGTTCGGTGACCCGGAAACAAGTGGCTCATGGGGTTTTCAATTAGATGGTCACCATTGTGCGGTAAATTTTTTGGTCGATGGCGATAATGTTTCCATAGTTCCTGCATTTTTAGGGGGTGAACCTGCTGCCGATACATGGAACGGAGAAGATTTTGATATTTTTTCTGACGAAAGAGATTTGGCTTTGAATCTTTACAATAGTTTAGAGTCGACTGAACTTGCTTCTGCATCTTCAACATCTACGTCACATTCATTAGAAGTTGGTCCTGCAGATATGAACGGTGACCCAGATCCTTATATTGGTACGTATGACTATTCTGAATTTGCCACTGGCTTAAAGTATTCCGATATGTCGGAAACTGCTCAAGCAAATCTTATTTTGGTCATGCAAGAATATGTATATAATTTAACCGATAGTTTTGCTGACGTTTGGTGGACGGATATTATGGAAAACATTGATGATACCTATTTTGTTTGGATAAATGATTCTGATTCTACACCCACTGCAACTTCGCAATTTTATTATAGAATTTACAATCCGTATTTATGGGCAGAATTTAATACCGAAGGTTCCACAGGTGCCAACTCCAGCACTATTGCAGATTATAACCATGTGCATACCATTACAAGAATACCGAATAACCCAACTACGGATAATGGTGGGGATTATGGAATTTTTGCTTACCTGATAAATCAAGACGGACCAAAAACGCTTTTGGAACATTACGTACTCGCAGATCATCATAAAGCAAGTAAATTAAAATTTGATTATAAGCTTACTTCTAGTGATAACTCTATAAGTCATAATCTTAGTGGCCAAACACAATCTCACGAAGGATAAAAGTTAATTAATAGGGTCTAATATTGTTAAACAGAAAAGAACAACCTTAAAAATGTTGTTCTTTTCTGTTTTTTTTGTGTTTTACAGTTAAAAAGGCTGCTACAGCTTTGTTAATTTTAGATAATCGTAAAAGTATGAAGATGAGAAATATAATGATGTTAGGGTTAATTAGTGTGTTTATCCAATTTTCATTTGCACAGTCAAACAACCTGAAATGGCTTGATATTGAATTGGCGAACTATGAATATCCTTTTGATGTTTCTGAGTTGAATTTAAAAGTTCAAGGTCAAGATCTGCAAATGTCTTACATGGATGTAAAGCCTTCTAACTTTAACGGCAAGAGCATTGTGCTTTTTCACGGTAAAAACTTCAATGGAGCCTATTGGAAAACTACAATCGAAGCACTGACTGAAGAAGGCTATCGCGTAATTGTACCGGATCAAATAGGCTTTGGTAAATCTTCTAAACCAGCATATTTTCATTATACATTTCAACAATTGGCACGCAATACAAAAGAGTTGCTTGATACCTTGAAGATAACTAAAACGACTATTTTAGGGCATTCTATGGGAGGCATGCTGGCTACTCGATTTGCGCTAATGTACCCTAAAACAACAGAGAAGTTGGTTTTGGAAAACCCCATCGGACTTGAAGATTGGAAATTAAAAGTGCCTTACAAACCTGTTGAATGGTGGTATGCCAATGAACTTAAGAAAAGTTATGAAGGCATTAAAAATTACCAATTGAAAAATTATTATGATAATAAGTGGAAAAGCGACTATGATCAATGGGTAAATTTATTGGCCGGTTGGACATTGAATTCAGATTATGATAGAATTGCCTGGAATGCTGCGCTAACCTATGACATGATTTTTACACAACCTGTAGTGTATGAGTTTAAAAATATTACTACACCTACGTTATTAATTATTGGTACAAGAGATAGAACGGCACTTGGTAAGCCATTAGTTTCTGATGAGGTGAGAAAAACAATGGGACTTTATAATCAATTAGGTAAAACAACACAGCAGCGCATACAGAACGCTCAATTAGTGGAAATAGATGATATTGGTCATTTACCACATATTGAAAAATTTGAAAGCTTTATTACCCCATTAATTAAGTTTTTAAAAGAATAAGTATTGGTTATACAAAGCTTGTTGGGGTATATTTTTTAATATGTAGATATGCCTAATTTATTCAATTAAGACTTCAAGGAGTTTTTTGCTTTTTTTGCCGCAATTTTAGCTTTTGGTAGTACAAGCTTAAAGGTTGCTCCCTTGTTCTTACCTTCCGATTCTGCTATGATGGTACCACCATGAGAAATGGCAATTTGTTTAACCATATACAAACCTAAACCTGTTCCCTTTACGTTATCATGAAATCTTTCAAATGGGGTGAACAATTTTTCTAATGCCTGCTCGTCCATACCTAAACCATTATCTTTTACCAAAAAGATATTATTGTCACCATCCTCCTCAAAATCCACAATTATTTTAGGGTTAGGTTGATCGCCCATATATTTTATGGCATTGTCCAAGAAATTTCCAAAAACTTGTATTATTCTATTAAGGTCACCAAAAATACTGGGAAGGTTTTCAGCTATGGTAAGCTCTATATTTTTGTTCTTGAGCTGGCTTTTAATAAGATTTCTTGACAGCGCTAATATTTCATTTGTTTTTAAAAGCTCATTTTTATTTTCAATTTTACCTAACCTAGCTATTTCAGTTATGTCAGATATTAATTCGTTCATATTATTACAAGAAACGTCAATTAAACTCAAGTACTCGGCTACATCTGGGTGGTCTTCTAGTTCCATTTCTAATGGTATTAGACTGGCCAATCCTTTAATGTTGCTTAACGGACTCTTTAAATCATGGGATACTGCGTATGTAAAACGTTGAATTTCTTCGTTTTTTGATTTTAAATTGTCTGCGGCTTCTACAAGTTTATTTTTTTGAAATTGTAGTTCTTTAGTACGTTCGTCAACTTTCAATTCTAGACTTCGTTGATTTTTTCTGATATTTTGTAGTTTAATATGTTGTGCTATATAGAATATCAATAATACGAGAGCGATCATTAATGCCTTAAACCACCAAGTTTGCCAATAAGGTGGGGTAACTGTAATATGGAGATCTATTTCGTTATCAACCCAAACACCATCAGAATTAGTAGATTTTATTCTTAATGTATATTCTCCGGGATTTAAATTTGTATATGTTGCTGTAGGATGGTTGCCAACATAATTCCAATCTTTTTCAAAACCTTCAAGGTAAAATGCATAATTAACACTTTCTGGGTGTCTAAAAGTAAGGGCTTTAAAATCTATATTTATAACAGATTGATCGTAGTTAAAGGTTAGGGAGTCTACTTGACTGATATCTTTTTCTAATATTCCAAAGTCATCATTTGGTAAAACGGGTTGATTAAAAAGTTTCAATCCAGAGACAAATAACGTAAGTGTGTCTTTTCGTTTTTCAACATCACTTGCAGTAAAAATATTAAAGCCATTAATGCCACCAAATATATATTCCCCTTTTTTAGTAGTTATAGATGAACTTGCAATAAATTCTTTAGATTGAAGACCATCGCCTACATCGTAATTAATTGTTTCTCCGGTTTTGTTGTTATATCTAATGATTCCTTCTTCGGTGCTAAGCCATAAGTGGTTGTTTTGATCGTCTATAATACCTTTAATAGCGTCGTTTTTTAAGCCGTCAGCCTTGGCAATCACTAAAAATGAATCTGTTTCTGGGTTATATTTGTTAAGTCCACCTTGTGTACCTACCCAAATGGTATCTTCGATATCTTGAATAATAACATTGATAAAACTATTGCTTAAAGAATTTTTGGTATGATAATGAACAGTTGACCATTCGTTGCCATTTTTTGTTAGCTTAAACAAACCTGTGTTCAATGTTCCAATCCATATATTACCTTGGTTGTCTTCAAAAATCTGGTATATGGAGTTAATTATACTGCCGTCAATTTCTGATTTAAGCGTTATATTTTCATGTGTTTTTGTTTTGGGGTCATACACTTGTACACCTGAAAAGTAGTTTACTATCCAAATTCTTTCTTTTTTATCTTTTAAAAGATCAATAATTATATTTGATTTTAAAAATGAATTTTCTGAAGTTAGTACACTGGTTTTTTTGGTTTTTGTATTAAGTATAGCTATACCATTTGTCCATGTTCCCGCCCATAATTCGTCATCTTTGGTCTGTATTATGGAAAGAACTACATTACTGGGAAATGTTTTATTTCTTAGCGAATAATTTTCAAATGTATCTGATGCACGGTCCCAATAATCAATACCTCCACCATCTGTGCCAATCCAAAGGTTGCCTTTATCGTCTTCTGCAAAGCAGTTCACTAATTTATTACTTAGTCTCTTTGGGTTGAATGGGTCAGAATTTACATGTCTAAATTTATAGTATTCTTTATCATAAATGTTCAGCCCACTTTTATAAGGGGCAATCCACATTGTACCGTCTCGTGTACATAATAAAGCCCATATAGAATTACCGGAAATGGAATTGGGTCTTGTAACACTGTACTCAATATGTCTTATAAAATCTAGATTGTCATTGTAAATATATAAACCGTTATTTTCTGTGCCTATCCACAATTCATCATCAAGATTTTTTTCTAAAGATCGTATACCAAAACCAGGACTAACCTCTTTTTCTTTGGTGAAATTAATTGAATTGTCTGTTATGTCCAGCTTAAATAGAGAGCCAGTTCCGGAACCTATCAATAAACTATTATCTGATGATTTTATGCCGGTGATCATTGCCTCTGTTTGCAATATTTTACTAATAATCTCCATCTCATAATTAAGGATAACGGTATTATAGGTAAAAACAACTAGAACGCGGTTAGCATCTAAAACATCAATTTTAATAACTTTATTAAGTCTAGGATTGCCAATATTTATATGTTTATTAGGGGGAGGAAAATGTTTTACTTTACCAGTTTCTAGCTCGTAACTATAAAAACCGCTAGATTCTGACCCCAGCCAAAGTATACCGTCTTTTTTAACTATTATCTCAAAAACTTCGTCCTTGATGGTTTCACCTTCGTTGATGAACGGATATGGAGTTATAATATTTAAACTACGATCATAAAGGCTAAGACCCTCATTTGTACCGATGATAATATTTTGTCCATCTTCATGTAAGGCTACAATATATTCGTGTTTTAGACCAGTTATGCCATCTAAACTTTTGGTGTAAATTTCAAAATCTTTTCCATCATATCTGTTCAGCCCATTTCTGGTTCCTATCCAAATAAAACCAAAATTATCTTCCAAAAGTACGGTAGCACTACTTTGAGACATGCCATCTTGTATGTGCTGAAAATTAAGAGATTCTTGCTGCTGAGATTGTGCAGAATACGGACAGAGGACGACTACTAAAAAGGTAATAAACGTGAAGAGGTATTTTAATAACATGTTAACCTTTACATAAGTATTTTGTATTAACGCAATTAAAAGTAAGAAATTACTTTCAGATTTATTTTGTTTAATAAAACTTTGCATTAGAACATGATTCAATTTAGTGTTTTTTAGTCTGAACTTTAGGTTTAGCTGATTTTGGTGCGATATTTGCTAACTTTGAAGAAACGCATAACTTTTGTTAACAAGGTTTTCTCTTAGGACACGCATATTTGTATCAATGATTTTATTGGTCTTAATTGCATCTGTTTTAATATTTGGAATAACTGTTTATCAGTTTAGAGAAATAAATATAGATTACCATGAAAATAGAATGGAGCGTAAAGAGGAGCAGATACGTCAAAGTATTGATCTTGCCATTCAAAAAACAACTTACCCTGTTACTACAGAGAACCTTGATTTAATATTCAAAAATGAGATTTATGAGATTGCCGTAGTGCAAAACATGAATTTTAATATTTATAGCTTAGAAGGTGAATTAATAAAGAGTTCTCGTCCAAAATTTGCTAACGACTCTATTTCCATGTGTTTAGATGCTGAGGTGCTGAATAAATTAGAGGTGAGTCCTATTAAACGCTATGTGCGGGAGAATGCTTTGGCGGGCGATAAATATCAAGCATCTTTCACATATATCGCTGATCAAAAGTTTAAACCAATAGGTATATTAAACCTACCTTATTTTGAAGATAACTCATTCAACGACCATGAATTAAAAGAATTTTTATGGCGATTACTAGGTGTATACTTGTTGATGTTACTTATGGCGATATCATTCGCATTTTTCATATCTAAATACATTACCCGTTCTTTAGAGACCATATCTACTATGATGGGTAGAACGAACTTAAGCAAGCAAAATAAAAAGATTTACATTGATAACCCTGGTGAGGAGATAGAGAAGTTGATTGCCGCTTATAATGGTATGATAGATGAATTGGGGCAAAGTGCCGTAAAATTGGCGCGTAGTGAGCGCGAGCAGGCTTGGCGGGAAATGGCAAAGCAAGTGGCACATGAGATCAAGAATCCGCTAACACCAATGCGACTTACTGTACAAAGCTTTGAACGTAAATTTGATCCGGAAGACCCGTTGATCCATGAAAAACTTAGAGAATACTCAGATACTTTAATTCAGCAAATAGATACTATGAGCAGCATAGCATCTGCGTTTTCTAATTTTGCCGAGATGCCTGCGCAACAGAATGAGACGCTGAACGTGGTTAAAATTGTAAAACTGGCTTTAGATATCTTTAATGAAGATTATATTCATTTCATTGCTGAGGAAGAGGAAATAATTGCGAAATTAGATCGCACACAGTTAATACGTGTAGTAACCAATTTGGTAAAGAATGCTATTCAAGCAGTGCCAGATGTGGTATCTCCAAGAGTTTTGGTCAGTGTGGCATCTGAAGGTGATATGGTTAAAATATCTGTGGCAGATAATGGTTATGGTATTGAAAAGGATAATGAAGAAAAAATATTTGAACCTAAGTTTACCACTAAAACTAGTGGTATGGGGCTAGGATTAGGAATGGTAAAAAATATTGTGGAAACTTATAAGGGATCTATCAACTTTACGTCTCATTTAGGGAAGGGTACGGTTTTCTGTGTAAAGTTTCCCAGAGAAAATGTATAATTCAACAAATCAACAACAATGTTATACGAAACGTTATTAATTAAAAAAGAGGATACTACAGCAATTGTAACTATCAATCGCCCTACTAAATTAAATGCTTTGAATAAGCAAACCATAGGCGAACTACATGAAGCTTTTAAAGATTTGAAAAAAGATGAGA includes:
- a CDS encoding ATP-binding protein; its protein translation is MILLVLIASVLIFGITVYQFREINIDYHENRMERKEEQIRQSIDLAIQKTTYPVTTENLDLIFKNEIYEIAVVQNMNFNIYSLEGELIKSSRPKFANDSISMCLDAEVLNKLEVSPIKRYVRENALAGDKYQASFTYIADQKFKPIGILNLPYFEDNSFNDHELKEFLWRLLGVYLLMLLMAISFAFFISKYITRSLETISTMMGRTNLSKQNKKIYIDNPGEEIEKLIAAYNGMIDELGQSAVKLARSEREQAWREMAKQVAHEIKNPLTPMRLTVQSFERKFDPEDPLIHEKLREYSDTLIQQIDTMSSIASAFSNFAEMPAQQNETLNVVKIVKLALDIFNEDYIHFIAEEEEIIAKLDRTQLIRVVTNLVKNAIQAVPDVVSPRVLVSVASEGDMVKISVADNGYGIEKDNEEKIFEPKFTTKTSGMGLGLGMVKNIVETYKGSINFTSHLGKGTVFCVKFPRENV
- a CDS encoding DUF3500 domain-containing protein; translation: MKKTFLILPGLPLLFLVTLLLLSCSDDDSTTSDTTYETTDDDITEDDTTDEDSSEDTFSLECTTDDAEQSVNTEIETMRQTVVDFRNSLSTTLLEEASVCLDDERFYLWHNTPANDENRDGITYGDLTDDQLIAFKDILQLFLSSGGYQKVYEITELSEGWLNNVQSTVWDPDFYSIDMFGDPETSGSWGFQLDGHHCAVNFLVDGDNVSIVPAFLGGEPAADTWNGEDFDIFSDERDLALNLYNSLESTELASASSTSTSHSLEVGPADMNGDPDPYIGTYDYSEFATGLKYSDMSETAQANLILVMQEYVYNLTDSFADVWWTDIMENIDDTYFVWINDSDSTPTATSQFYYRIYNPYLWAEFNTEGSTGANSSTIADYNHVHTITRIPNNPTTDNGGDYGIFAYLINQDGPKTLLEHYVLADHHKASKLKFDYKLTSSDNSISHNLSGQTQSHEG
- a CDS encoding alpha/beta fold hydrolase produces the protein MKMRNIMMLGLISVFIQFSFAQSNNLKWLDIELANYEYPFDVSELNLKVQGQDLQMSYMDVKPSNFNGKSIVLFHGKNFNGAYWKTTIEALTEEGYRVIVPDQIGFGKSSKPAYFHYTFQQLARNTKELLDTLKITKTTILGHSMGGMLATRFALMYPKTTEKLVLENPIGLEDWKLKVPYKPVEWWYANELKKSYEGIKNYQLKNYYDNKWKSDYDQWVNLLAGWTLNSDYDRIAWNAALTYDMIFTQPVVYEFKNITTPTLLIIGTRDRTALGKPLVSDEVRKTMGLYNQLGKTTQQRIQNAQLVEIDDIGHLPHIEKFESFITPLIKFLKE
- a CDS encoding sensor histidine kinase, with protein sequence MQSFIKQNKSESNFLLLIALIQNTYVKVNMLLKYLFTFITFLVVVLCPYSAQSQQQESLNFQHIQDGMSQSSATVLLEDNFGFIWIGTRNGLNRYDGKDFEIYTKSLDGITGLKHEYIVALHEDGQNIIIGTNEGLSLYDRSLNIITPYPFINEGETIKDEVFEIIVKKDGILWLGSESSGFYSYELETGKVKHFPPPNKHINIGNPRLNKVIKIDVLDANRVLVVFTYNTVILNYEMEIISKILQTEAMITGIKSSDNSLLIGSGTGSLFKLDITDNSINFTKEKEVSPGFGIRSLEKNLDDELWIGTENNGLYIYNDNLDFIRHIEYSVTRPNSISGNSIWALLCTRDGTMWIAPYKSGLNIYDKEYYKFRHVNSDPFNPKRLSNKLVNCFAEDDKGNLWIGTDGGGIDYWDRASDTFENYSLRNKTFPSNVVLSIIQTKDDELWAGTWTNGIAILNTKTKKTSVLTSENSFLKSNIIIDLLKDKKERIWIVNYFSGVQVYDPKTKTHENITLKSEIDGSIINSIYQIFEDNQGNIWIGTLNTGLFKLTKNGNEWSTVHYHTKNSLSNSFINVIIQDIEDTIWVGTQGGLNKYNPETDSFLVIAKADGLKNDAIKGIIDDQNNHLWLSTEEGIIRYNNKTGETINYDVGDGLQSKEFIASSSITTKKGEYIFGGINGFNIFTASDVEKRKDTLTLFVSGLKLFNQPVLPNDDFGILEKDISQVDSLTFNYDQSVINIDFKALTFRHPESVNYAFYLEGFEKDWNYVGNHPTATYTNLNPGEYTLRIKSTNSDGVWVDNEIDLHITVTPPYWQTWWFKALMIALVLLIFYIAQHIKLQNIRKNQRSLELKVDERTKELQFQKNKLVEAADNLKSKNEEIQRFTYAVSHDLKSPLSNIKGLASLIPLEMELEDHPDVAEYLSLIDVSCNNMNELISDITEIARLGKIENKNELLKTNEILALSRNLIKSQLKNKNIELTIAENLPSIFGDLNRIIQVFGNFLDNAIKYMGDQPNPKIIVDFEEDGDNNIFLVKDNGLGMDEQALEKLFTPFERFHDNVKGTGLGLYMVKQIAISHGGTIIAESEGKNKGATFKLVLPKAKIAAKKAKNSLKS